The nucleotide window ATTTCCCTGTTTTTCAATGGCTTCAATAATATCTAACTGGATAGCAGGGGCAGCCTGCCCACTTCGCAATGTCTTTAAAGCCTGACCTAGAGTTGCCACGGCTTCGGGTCCTTTGAATGTTCCTAATGAATTATAAATGCTTTGTTGTTCTTCAATCGCTCCCGTTGCCAGCAGTTTGGTAAAGAAAGTTACCGCTTGCTGCTCTTCTATGGCTGATTTTGGAAGAATCGTTAGTGCAGTGGATCGTACCTGTACTTCCTGGTCATTGATGGCAATGGATAACGCATCCGAAAGTGAATTGGAATTCGTACTTGCCAGTGCTTCTAACGCCGATTTTCTGACCGCTGCATTCGTTCCGGTATTGACCAGATTGATGAGGGCAGCATCTGCCCGTGTCAGTTTTAGTTTTCCAACGGCTTTTGAAGCCGCAATTTGTATGGCAGGTTCTGCTGTCAATAGTTCGTTGATTACTGGTTCCAGTGCCTCAATCACAGGTGCAATATCTCTTTCAACTTCCCCGCGATATCTTCCATCTACACGATCCAGGGGTGAAGGTTTGGCCCAGGTACTCAATGCGGCAATGGCTTCTGCTCTCATACTTTCAGGAGCTTTTGAATTGCTGGCATAATCAAGTAAAATTTCCAAATTTTCAGATTGGGCCACTCTTAAGTTGGCATTGATCGCCCGTCGCAGAAATGCTTCATTCGTAAAAGTTGAATGTTTCAACGCACCAGCCAGCTGCGATAGTGCAGGCTCAATCGAGAAATCATCATTGATGGCCCTGGCTGCTTCTGTTGCAATGAATTCTGTGTCATCAAGGAAGACAGCTACTCCAGGATCTTCCATGCGACGCAAAGCAACCACTGCCGCGATTCGGACAGCTTCAGACGCATGTTGTCTTAAACCGACCAGCGCTTCACTGGTACCTAGCCTCGATAAAGCGATCATGCTCGCGTGTCTTAGCCAAAGGTCCTGATTGTCATTCTTTGCGATTACCTCCACAACAGGTTGGAAGGCGGCATTGTATTGTAATCTTCCCAATGCCTCAATGGCGTGCATCTGTACGCGAAGTGAAGCATGATTCAGTAAAGGCAACAGGGCATCTCCTGCATTCTGATAGCGGACATCCCCTAGCATTTTCGCTGCTTGTGTTACAATTTCGGGATCACCATCAGTCAGGTGTGGGATCAATACATCCGCATAAGTTAAATTTTGTGTTCTTGCCATTTGGCTGATGCCCCAGATGCCATGAATACGCGCTAGTTGATTGTCTGTTTGAGCAATAGTATTATTGAAGACTTCAAATCCAATTTGGCCTCGTTTCACCAATTCGAATTGAGATTTTCGGCGAATCCGCATGTCCGCATGTCCTAGAAATGCACGTAGTTCGTCCGGCTGATAACTCGAGAAGTCAGAAGAAATCAATCGTTCAACTTCTTTTCTTAATTCGGTTTCATCACCTCCGGGAACATCCAGTTTCCAGATGCGACCTTTCTGCTTGACACCCCAACCGGTGATCCAGTCACCAAAATACATGGCGCCATCAGGGCCAAACTCAATGCCTGTAGGCAATAATCCTTTTGTGACTTCTTTGGTTTGATCCAGCTCAAAGGATGCGCCTTTTGGTTTGAGCTTAAATGCATGGATCGGGGAAGCTGAGGCGGTACCACGGAATTCTGAAATGAAAAAGTGGTCTTGCCATTCAGGGCCGAGCGCAGTTCCAGGGTTGTAGACCATACCTGTTGGTCCATTGACGTAGTTTGCAATAGGTGGGAGGAAGTAGGCAGCCTGACCTTCCCAATGTGGTACATGCATTTTTTCATCCATCCAGACCTTATAGCCATTGTTGTCCGGGTCGGTATACTTACCAAATTGCCAGTTGATGCGCCAGCCGGTATCGCTGCCGTTTATGAGGTAGACCAGTCTTTCTCGTTCCCCGGCATGGTCTCCATCATTGTCTTCTGAAATTAGGTTACCATATTTGTCAAAGACGAACTCATGCGTATTTCTGACACCCATCGCATATACTTCGAAGTTGCTTCCATCGGGATCTGCACGTACCACCACACCTCGGTTAGGGTATTTCCACCGCTTGCCGTCCTGATCGACGACATTCATTCCTATGTCACCAATGCCCCACCAGATCCGTCCCTGAGGACCGACGGTAACGCCCGACATGCCATGCGCCCCAAAACCAATGTGAACCCCCCAGCCATGACTAATGGATTCTTTGGTATCCGCGATATTATCGCCATCCAGGTCCCTGAGCCGCCATAGATCCGGAGCCACCGCCATGAACATGTCACCGTCATGATACGTCAGGCCATTAGAAAGGTCAGAGACCTCTTCGTTAAAATCATCAACGTACAACTGTGCTTTCTCAGCAATACCATCTTCATCTTCATCAGACAGCATCCAGATCTTTTCCTTTTGTACGGTCAGGTCGCGCCAATCAAGGGTATCATCGTCGTTCAGGTCTTTGAGGAATCGTTCACCTTGTTCATTTTGGCGAGCAAAGGTGGTTCTCAGGAAGTTGCGACGATCCTCCACAGATTGAAAGGAAATGGAAGCCGTCATCCAGTCCCGGTGCGAACGGATATCGAATTCCGAGTTTTGCAAACGTGAACCTTGCGTAAAGTACAGGTGTCCCTGTTCATCCATTGTTACTGCAACCGGATCGCCGGCCAGGGTATCAGCCGCCCAAAGACTCAATTCCAGCCCTTCATCCACTTCGACGGATACTTCAGAACGTATATCTGTGGCCAGCTTTTGGGCCAGTCTGGATGGGATTTGCCTAATCGTCTGAGGGTATTCAACGGCAATTACCTTACTTTCTTCAGGTGTCTCGCATTGTACCAGCAATATCGCTAGAAGAAACAGATAAGTCAGCTTGGGTAGGGCAGGTCTTAAAAAATTCATCAAGGGTTCCGATTGATGTTTCAACTAAGTCAAATTTAATCCTTACAGATGATCTGTAAACCTTAATTCAAAGAATGGCACTTGTAGCAGCCAAATTGGAACAAGAGTCGTGTGATGAGCCACTAAATACCGGACCGAAAGTTGTTCTTAAATTGAATGCATGACTTTTCCTTTAACGAAATCTTTCCCGGACTTCCATCAATGCAAAGCCCAGTAAATTATCACCTTTCCAATTATTGGGATTGCTGCAATCAGGGTGGTCCTGGGCAAGTCCGATGCCCCAGATGCGATCGACGGGGCTGGCTTCAACGAGGATTCGATCTCCCGTTCCCAAAAGAAAGGCTTTTAATTCAGGATCAGAGTTGAATTTGGCGACATTGCCTGTGACTACTATCTCGAAGCGATTTGCTTCCCAGACCTGCTGATCAAACCCCTGAACCTCGCGTCCAATCTTTTTGGCTTCTCCCGGATTGGTGGCTTTCAATAGCTTTTTAGCAGCACTTTGATCACCGAACAACAGTGCTTTGCTGTACATCATGTAATGCTCTGCGGTCATAAAGTGATCACCGGCTATCTCAAACGGTGCTTCGTACCACTGACTAAAGCACGTTTTAGTGACTCCTTTGGTGGGCTTTTGGTGGCCCCAGAAGAAGAGATATGCTACTTGATTGCCATAATTTACGTACTCGGCAAGGTCTTGTCTGGTCCTGATATTCATGAGTTGTTCCAGATATACATCTAATCATGCCAAAGCTACATCATTACCACCAGCCAATAGTTTGAGGGGGCATCTTGGGGAAAAAATTATCTTTATGTCTGTTCTAAACTCTATGTCTGATACCCGTCCAAAATACCTGTTCCTTTGGCTCTTTCTTTTTTTATCTGTTGCCCTTCAGGCCCAACCCCACAACATTCAAAAAGGGTCGTTGAGTGTGACCGTCAGCGTCTCCATGAAAGGGAAACTCTTGTCACTCGATAGTCTGTGTGAGGGCTTTGATCCTGAGACCAACCACCCCATCAATTTGGTGATCCCGGAAAAAAGTACATTCGTTTTGGGAATGGACTCTTCCATGCATCTCTTGACCTATCAAGTTAATTCACAAAAACCTAAATACGTCAATAAGCCATCTGAAGGTGCAGGATTTGCTCTGAGTTCTTCAGGAGGAACTTCGAATACCTACACATTCATTGATGAGACAACTGCAGATACCCTCATTGTTTCCTGGAAAGTCGACTACTCTAACGTAGAAATGATTCATCTCTATCCAGTTGAGGTGTTTCCCAATTATGTCAATTATCAATTTCAGAACTTATTTAAGGACAATGTCGATAGCACCCTCTATGATTGGTCGCAAGAGAATTACATAACAGAATTGGATCAAAAAGGAGTTCCAGTCAACCCGGAGTTCCCGTATCATCAGAATGATTTGTTCTTTGTCGTTGAGAATGTTACCGAAAATGCTACGATACAATTAAAAGGCTTTCACGAAACTGCACAAATTTTCAATGAAGAGGAGCCTTTTGATTTGTTCATCTATGAGGACTTACCAGATGGTAAATACGAATATGTGGTAAGGCCTTACGAAGGTGCTCCCGATGAAAAAAGCTTGATTTATCCTTTCACCATCCTAAAGCCCTGGTGGTATCAGGAATGGGCCTTGGCAACCCTTACGGTAATTTTGGTCCTCATACAAAGTGGTATTTTTTTCCTTGTCTATCGAAACAAACAGCGAAAACGTGAGCAACAACTATTGTGGCAACAGAAATTATCAGAAGCAGAACTGAAAGCCATAAGAGCACAGCTCAACCCTCATTTCCTGTTCAATGCCCTGGGGTCCATACAGAATCTCGTGGTACAGCAAAAAAATGAAGTAGCCAATAGCTATCTGACCAAACTTTCCAGGTTGTTGAGAAACGTGCTTTCTGCTTCGGAGAATACCTTTCATGAGTTGCGCAGTGAGCTGGGGCTGATTGAATTGTACCTTGAATTGGAGCAATTGCGTTTTCCTTTTGAATTTGAATTAATCATAGGAGAGGAGGTTGATCAAGATACATTGACCCCTGTCATGTTGCTGCAACCCTTCATTGAGAATGCCATCAAGCATGGTGTAGCAGGACGAGATGATAGTAAAGTATCTCTGCATATTCATGTGAGGGATTCAAAACTGGAGATTGAAATTCTGGATAATGGAGCAGGATTGTCTCAACCCAATGGAAACTCGTCAGGTCTGCAACTGAGCCATGGAAGCATTAGACCTTTGAGTGATCTTTATGGGGATGAAGCCAGGATCACCGTTGCAAATAGAAAAGACGCTTCCGGTGTTTGTGTACGCATTACCTTGCCTATAGGATAGATGAAAAATTACCAGGCATTAATTGTGGACGATGAGTTGGGCAATCGTGAATTGCTGACTGCTCTTATTGCTGCGCATTGCCCCCAGATCGGTCGTGTAGCAACAGCGGACTCCATGGAAGAGGCTTTAAAGGTGCTGAATCAGCAGGTGATCGATGTTGTCTTTTTAGACATTGAAATGCCTGGTGGAACAGGGTTTGACTTATTGAATCAACTTCCTGAAATCAAATTTAAGGTCATTTTCGTCACTGCATACGATGCTTATGCCCTCAAAGCCATCAAATACAGTGCGCTGGATTATCTACTGAAACCTGTGGATCCATTGGAACTAAAGACTGCAGTAGAAAAGCTGGAAGCTTCAACGGTACAGCGGGAGCAGCTTGATCTACTTTCGTATAACCTCAATCAACCGCAGGATCGTAGAATTGCCTTAGCGACACAAGAAGAAGTGATTTTTGCGCAAGTGAGTGAGATCATTCGCTTGCAGGCCGAAGCCAACTATACCCGTGTCTATCTCAAAGGTGACGAAGCAGTGTTGCTTTCCGGTAATCTGGGTCATTTCGAAAAGCTTTTACAAGATCAGCAGTTTTACCGTCCACATCAATCACATCTGATCAACATGCGGCATATCAGTAAATATGTGAAATCTGAAGGAGGTTATTTTCAAATGTCCGATGGTGCCCAAATACCGATTGCACGGTTAAAGAAAGAAGAAGTGAAACGGTTGTTTTTGAGTTGAATCACTCATCCTTTTCAGTCTCCATTATTCAATATTCAGAAATGGCTGCATGGATTCCCATACTGCCGGAAAATTGCAGAAAAATATGACATGTCCGCAATTTGGAATGATGGAAAGTTGAGAGTTCGGGATGTAACGGTGAGCAGCCAGACAGCTTTCCGGACTTGAATATCCATCACTTTCACCACTCATAATGAGCACAGGGCACTTGATTTTGCTGAAAGTCTCTTCACTGATGATGCTAGTATCATAAAGGTCGTTCAGCATATCAAGGCATTCTCCCCAACGATCAGGTTCAGGCATGTTGTTCAGCCTTTTCTGGAAGTAATCCGGGGTATCATTCATGAGGTCTTCCGGGGAATAATTATATGAGCCTTTGCCTGGTGCTTTAGGGATATCGGAAGCTCCCATCACAATGGCTTTTTTGACTACATCGGGATAACTGGCAGCTAGTTTGTAAGCGGCACACCACCGTCACTGAATCCAATCACGGTAACGTTAGATGCTGAATGAGTTTGAAAGCATCACTTGCACGCTGATCATAGGTGAAAGGTTCATGGCCAATATCCGATTTGACATGCCCTCTTGTAGCTAAACAGATCACTTGATACTTTTCTGCCAGTTTGGGAATAAAAGGTGAGTATTCATCAATGTATCCGTAAACGCCACCATGCAACATCAGCATTGGTTCTCCTTCTCCATAGGTTTCGTAGTATAGCTGGGTATTGTTTCCCGCATCAAAGTACTTGCCCACTTTGCTATTGTATCCATACGGAATTGATTGTGCGAAAATGGTTTGACTTACTAAGCATAAGATAAGGATTGATATTTTTCGCATGAATTTTGAGTTTTGAATTGACCGATAATGTTGTTTTAAGTTTCGATTGCTGTTTACTAAGGTATTTTTTTCATTTTGAAAAGGGTAGGAGCACTGAATATATCCTGCGTTAATTTCTATTCGCAATAGAAAGGCTAATGGTAATTCTGGATTATTTTCGGAGTTGAAAATCAACATCAATTCCCAATCTACCGATGAAACGAAAGAACATATTGATCACGGGTGCCAGTTCTGGATTAGGCAAAGGCATGGCCAAAGAATTTGCCAAAGAAGGTCGCAATCTGGCGCTGTGTGCCCGCAGGGTTGAAAACCTGGAAGAGCTGAAAAAAGAGCTACTGGAGATCAATTCTAACATTCATGTTTTCTTAAGGGCCTTGGATGTGACCAATGCACAACAGGTCTTCGAAGTTTTCAGGGCATTCGAAGGTGACTTTAAAGGAATTGATGGGACTCTGGATCGCGTGATTGTAAATGCCGGACTGGGCAAGGGTGCTTCCCTGGGTAAAGGGTTTGCAGGACAAAACATGCAAACTGCGGTCACCAATTTTTGTGGGGCTATCAGTCAGATGGAAGCGGCCATGGAGATATTTAGAGAACAAAATAACGGGCATTTGGTGGCCATTTCTTCTATGTCCGCATTCCGTGGATTGCCGCGCGCAGTAAATGTCTATGCCGCCACCAAAGCTGGCCTCAAAAGCCTGGCGGAAGGCCTTCGAGTGGATGTACTGAAGAAACCGATCAAAGTATCTTCAATCTTTCCGGGCTACATCGAATCCGAAATGACCGGTTCCATTGACGGTAAGAAACCTCCGTTTATAATTCCGCTGGACGAAGGATCTAAGTTATTGGTCAAAGCCATCAATAAGGAACCCAACAACGCTTATGTGCCCTGGTGGCCCTGGTATCCCATCAAATTACTGATGCCGTTCATGTCATTGAAGATGTTGCGGAAGATGTGATAGTAATTTGATCACTCAAATGATCAGATTACTGCTTTAAGCAATCAGGTTACTAGAAAATCGAAAGCTCCGTCTGAGTGGTGAACATCTCCAGGAATTTCATGCCACGGTACGAATTTCCTTTGTCGTTCAATCTGGGACTCCAAACGGAAATGCAATACTTTCCAGGAAGGAGGGCAACAATACCGCCACCCACACCACTTTTTCCTGCCAGGCCTACTTTAAAGGAGAATTCGCCCGATTCATCATAGAATCCACAAGTCTGCATGATGGCATTGATCCTTTTCAACTGACTTGAATTGGGCATATTTCTTTCATCTTTGACCTTGAGCTGCGTATTGGCAAGGAACATGAATGTATGGGTTAACTCCCAACACGTCATTTCCAGAGAACATATATCGAAATAGAACTTCAACACTTCTTCAGGATCATTTTCCAGATTGCCAAAAGACTTGATGAAGTTGCACAATGCCCGATTGCGGTACCCAACCGATAATTCTGATTGTGCGATGGCAGCAGAATAGTGAATGTCACTGCAAGAGCTCACACCTTTCACATAGTCTAGAAAGTCTTTACGAGGATCTGAGAGATGACTCATCAGCATGTCGCAGATTACCAGGGCACCGCCGTTAATAAATGGATTTCGAGGGATACCATGGTCGGTCTCCAGTTGGATCAGGGAATTGAAGGCACTGCCAGAAGGTTCTACACTCACTCGAGACCAGATCTGATCACCCAACAGTTTATAGGCTAAGCTGAGCGTAAGGACTTTAGAGATACTCTGAATAGAAAATTTAGTATCCCAATCACCGACCCCATGAGCTTCATTGTCCACAGAAAGGTAATAAACACCAAATTGCTCAGGATCAACTTTGGCCAATTCGGGGATATAAGAGGCTACCTCGCCTTTGTTATCACTTGTTCTGACGATTTGGCAGATGTCATTGATCACGGATTGGTAGTCCATTTTCTTTTCCATGGCAATTGATTTTACTTAAAGCTAAATGGATGCAGCAAGACGCTTAATTTGTTCAGGTCCAATTCTACAACATCCTCCGATGAAATGCGCCCCAAATTGTCGCCACTGTTGAGCCATGTCCACAAAAGCATGATCTTCGGTGAGTTCAGCCCATTGCTTTGTTTCAGGGTTGTAGACCTCACCTGAATTGGGATAAACCACAACTTTTTTCATCGGTGCGGCATGCTTGATGCGCTGGATCAATCCAGTAATGTATTTTGGATGTGTACAGTTGATGCCCACGGCAATCACTTGAGCATTATCGGTAAAAAATGCAACAGCTTTCTCGATATCCGTGCTGTCATTGAGCAATCGATCATCCCTACAAGAAAAAGAGACCCAGGAGGGTTTGTTCGTTTCTTTCAGGATTTCACCGAGGACCTTCGCCTCATCAAAGGAAGGAATGGTTTCACAAGTCAATAAGTCTGCATTAGTTTTATCTAGTAGCTGAATTCTACTTCGATGAAAGGATTCAAGTTCTTTTTCCTCAATTCCGTAATTACCTCGATACTCCGATCCATCTGCGAGATAAGCTCCGTAAGGGCCAATACTTGCTGCAATCAGTGGTTTTTGCGCAGTAGGATGGTCTTTTAAGAATAGACGAATGGCTTCTTCCGCAAGTGCAACTGATTTCAGGATCAATGCCACTGCTTCATCCCGATTAAAACCTAAATTCATGATACCTGGCAATGAAGCCTGATAGCTTGCCGTGGTAATGATGCGGGCACCCGCCTTTAAGTAAGCAAGATGGGCTTCAATAATGGCAGTAGGATTTTCGTTCAGCAGCCTTGCCGTCCATAGTTCATGATTGAGATCATGGCCCATCGCTTCCAATACGTTGGACAATCCTCCATCAAGAATAATAGGGCCTCGTTCGTCGAGGATTTTCGAGACTTGCACAGTAATCTGATTACTTAAATAGCCAGATTACTCTGACTCAATCCAACCTCTTTCCCGATAGATCTCGATATACTGTTGATCCAATCCCACAGAATCTTTGTACTGCTTGCGAAGTTCACCGAGGTTTGCTTTTAGTGTTTTAACGATTTCCTGATAGGAGGGGTCGTCGTAGACATTCTTCATCTCACTGGGATCTTTTCTACGATCGTAGAGCTCCCATTCGTCCACATCGTAGTAGAAGTGCGCAAGTTTGTATTCCTCGGTTACGATTGCATAATGTCGCTTAACCATATGGACAGCCGGGTATTCGTAATAATGATAATAAACCGCATCACGGTCCCAATCTTCCGTTTTGCCAGTGAGCAATGGCATGATGCTTTCCCCTTGCATGTCTCCTGGAGCATCGATGTTGGCTGCTGCCAACAATGTTTGTGCAAAGTCCAGATTTTGAACCATTTCCGTAGATACAGATCCCGGAGCTATTTTGCCAGGCCATCGGACCAGCAATGGCGTTTTGAAAGACTCATCATATATAAATCGCTTGTCAAACCAGCCATGTTCTCCAAGATAGAATCCCTGATCAGAAGTATAAACCACAATGGTATTTTCATCCAGTCCACTTTGCTCCAAATAATCCAGCACACGTCCGACATTATCATCTACGGATGAAATGCAGCCCAGATAATCCTGCATGTATCTTTGGTACTTCCATTTCATTTTCTCCTCGTCGGTCATGTTAGGCCAATTGGCTTTGAACCAGTTATTGATGGAATCCAATACGGGTTTGTAGGCTGCCTTTTGTGCGTCATTGGATCGGTTGAAAGGGCCATAAAAACTGTTTCTGAATTCCGGTACTACAGGACTTACTGTTTCACCCATTTCAGCGATGGTCTCAGGATAGATC belongs to Cytophagales bacterium and includes:
- a CDS encoding sulfatase, with the translated sequence MIPEFMHFFQRSPKSALSLLLLALFCFRCNAPEQVEECIPPNIIFIMSDDHAYQAISAYSDHLIQTPNIDRIANEGMKFTNACVTNSICAPSRATILTGKHNHINGKIDNRMPFDTTQVTFPQIFQQNGYETAMFGKLHFGNNPKGVDDFMILPGQGNYINPRFITHEGDTTITGYVTDIITDLTLGWLKEKRDPKKPFMMMYLHKAPHRPWWPRPDKFKAFTQMRFPEPASLFDNYDNRGSAAKTAEMNLLNHMMYSHDSKIYPETIAEMGETVSPVVPEFRNSFYGPFNRSNDAQKAAYKPVLDSINNWFKANWPNMTDEEKMKWKYQRYMQDYLGCISSVDDNVGRVLDYLEQSGLDENTIVVYTSDQGFYLGEHGWFDKRFIYDESFKTPLLVRWPGKIAPGSVSTEMVQNLDFAQTLLAAANIDAPGDMQGESIMPLLTGKTEDWDRDAVYYHYYEYPAVHMVKRHYAIVTEEYKLAHFYYDVDEWELYDRRKDPSEMKNVYDDPSYQEIVKTLKANLGELRKQYKDSVGLDQQYIEIYRERGWIESE
- a CDS encoding glutaminase — translated: MEKKMDYQSVINDICQIVRTSDNKGEVASYIPELAKVDPEQFGVYYLSVDNEAHGVGDWDTKFSIQSISKVLTLSLAYKLLGDQIWSRVSVEPSGSAFNSLIQLETDHGIPRNPFINGGALVICDMLMSHLSDPRKDFLDYVKGVSSCSDIHYSAAIAQSELSVGYRNRALCNFIKSFGNLENDPEEVLKFYFDICSLEMTCWELTHTFMFLANTQLKVKDERNMPNSSQLKRINAIMQTCGFYDESGEFSFKVGLAGKSGVGGGIVALLPGKYCISVWSPRLNDKGNSYRGMKFLEMFTTQTELSIF
- the mmuM gene encoding homocysteine S-methyltransferase codes for the protein MQVSKILDERGPIILDGGLSNVLEAMGHDLNHELWTARLLNENPTAIIEAHLAYLKAGARIITTASYQASLPGIMNLGFNRDEAVALILKSVALAEEAIRLFLKDHPTAQKPLIAASIGPYGAYLADGSEYRGNYGIEEKELESFHRSRIQLLDKTNADLLTCETIPSFDEAKVLGEILKETNKPSWVSFSCRDDRLLNDSTDIEKAVAFFTDNAQVIAVGINCTHPKYITGLIQRIKHAAPMKKVVVYPNSGEVYNPETKQWAELTEDHAFVDMAQQWRQFGAHFIGGCCRIGPEQIKRLAASI
- a CDS encoding histidine kinase, yielding MSVLNSMSDTRPKYLFLWLFLFLSVALQAQPHNIQKGSLSVTVSVSMKGKLLSLDSLCEGFDPETNHPINLVIPEKSTFVLGMDSSMHLLTYQVNSQKPKYVNKPSEGAGFALSSSGGTSNTYTFIDETTADTLIVSWKVDYSNVEMIHLYPVEVFPNYVNYQFQNLFKDNVDSTLYDWSQENYITELDQKGVPVNPEFPYHQNDLFFVVENVTENATIQLKGFHETAQIFNEEEPFDLFIYEDLPDGKYEYVVRPYEGAPDEKSLIYPFTILKPWWYQEWALATLTVILVLIQSGIFFLVYRNKQRKREQQLLWQQKLSEAELKAIRAQLNPHFLFNALGSIQNLVVQQKNEVANSYLTKLSRLLRNVLSASENTFHELRSELGLIELYLELEQLRFPFEFELIIGEEVDQDTLTPVMLLQPFIENAIKHGVAGRDDSKVSLHIHVRDSKLEIEILDNGAGLSQPNGNSSGLQLSHGSIRPLSDLYGDEARITVANRKDASGVCVRITLPIG
- a CDS encoding SDR family oxidoreductase — its product is MKRKNILITGASSGLGKGMAKEFAKEGRNLALCARRVENLEELKKELLEINSNIHVFLRALDVTNAQQVFEVFRAFEGDFKGIDGTLDRVIVNAGLGKGASLGKGFAGQNMQTAVTNFCGAISQMEAAMEIFREQNNGHLVAISSMSAFRGLPRAVNVYAATKAGLKSLAEGLRVDVLKKPIKVSSIFPGYIESEMTGSIDGKKPPFIIPLDEGSKLLVKAINKEPNNAYVPWWPWYPIKLLMPFMSLKMLRKM
- a CDS encoding LytTR family DNA-binding domain-containing protein produces the protein MKNYQALIVDDELGNRELLTALIAAHCPQIGRVATADSMEEALKVLNQQVIDVVFLDIEMPGGTGFDLLNQLPEIKFKVIFVTAYDAYALKAIKYSALDYLLKPVDPLELKTAVEKLEASTVQREQLDLLSYNLNQPQDRRIALATQEEVIFAQVSEIIRLQAEANYTRVYLKGDEAVLLSGNLGHFEKLLQDQQFYRPHQSHLINMRHISKYVKSEGGYFQMSDGAQIPIARLKKEEVKRLFLS
- a CDS encoding alpha/beta hydrolase; protein product: MGASDIPKAPGKGSYNYSPEDLMNDTPDYFQKRLNNMPEPDRWGECLDMLNDLYDTSIISEETFSKIKCPVLIMSGESDGYSSPESCLAAHRYIPNSQLSIIPNCGHVIFFCNFPAVWESMQPFLNIE
- a CDS encoding NADAR family protein; this encodes MNIRTRQDLAEYVNYGNQVAYLFFWGHQKPTKGVTKTCFSQWYEAPFEIAGDHFMTAEHYMMYSKALLFGDQSAAKKLLKATNPGEAKKIGREVQGFDQQVWEANRFEIVVTGNVAKFNSDPELKAFLLGTGDRILVEASPVDRIWGIGLAQDHPDCSNPNNWKGDNLLGFALMEVRERFR
- a CDS encoding HEAT repeat domain-containing protein — its product is MNFLRPALPKLTYLFLLAILLVQCETPEESKVIAVEYPQTIRQIPSRLAQKLATDIRSEVSVEVDEGLELSLWAADTLAGDPVAVTMDEQGHLYFTQGSRLQNSEFDIRSHRDWMTASISFQSVEDRRNFLRTTFARQNEQGERFLKDLNDDDTLDWRDLTVQKEKIWMLSDEDEDGIAEKAQLYVDDFNEEVSDLSNGLTYHDGDMFMAVAPDLWRLRDLDGDNIADTKESISHGWGVHIGFGAHGMSGVTVGPQGRIWWGIGDIGMNVVDQDGKRWKYPNRGVVVRADPDGSNFEVYAMGVRNTHEFVFDKYGNLISEDNDGDHAGERERLVYLINGSDTGWRINWQFGKYTDPDNNGYKVWMDEKMHVPHWEGQAAYFLPPIANYVNGPTGMVYNPGTALGPEWQDHFFISEFRGTASASPIHAFKLKPKGASFELDQTKEVTKGLLPTGIEFGPDGAMYFGDWITGWGVKQKGRIWKLDVPGGDETELRKEVERLISSDFSSYQPDELRAFLGHADMRIRRKSQFELVKRGQIGFEVFNNTIAQTDNQLARIHGIWGISQMARTQNLTYADVLIPHLTDGDPEIVTQAAKMLGDVRYQNAGDALLPLLNHASLRVQMHAIEALGRLQYNAAFQPVVEVIAKNDNQDLWLRHASMIALSRLGTSEALVGLRQHASEAVRIAAVVALRRMEDPGVAVFLDDTEFIATEAARAINDDFSIEPALSQLAGALKHSTFTNEAFLRRAINANLRVAQSENLEILLDYASNSKAPESMRAEAIAALSTWAKPSPLDRVDGRYRGEVERDIAPVIEALEPVINELLTAEPAIQIAASKAVGKLKLTRADAALINLVNTGTNAAVRKSALEALASTNSNSLSDALSIAINDQEVQVRSTALTILPKSAIEEQQAVTFFTKLLATGAIEEQQSIYNSLGTFKGPEAVATLGQALKTLRSGQAAPAIQLDIIEAIEKQGNATLMAELKSYHDSKASDPVSQHIEVLEGGDSGKGWEVFYQHEAAQCVRCHSIFELGGNAGPNLKGVANRLSKKELLKSLVDPSAQLAAGFGVVLLDLKNGEQLNGTLMAETSTTLTVKSGQEESITVRKSEIEQRRNMPSSMPVMTSLLTKRELRDVLAFISGLNQEVD